In a single window of the Nocardiopsis composta genome:
- a CDS encoding GlxA family transcriptional regulator, whose product MHRVAVLALDGVYPFELGIPARVFGSAGGLYQVVTCGADAGGTVATLADFRIAVDRGPEAIDTADTVVVPPFSLEPILATGQAPPAAAAALRRVRPGARLVSICTASFLLAAVGLLDGRRAATHWRQAGLMRRTFPRVRVDENALFADEGDILTSAGAASGLDACLHLVRRDHGAETANHVARVCVVPPWRDGGQAQYIERPVPEEGDTGTGPTREWALRRLHLPLSLAELAAHARMSERTFARRFRMETGTSPGRWLIGQRVARARDLLEATDLPVDRIAAEVGFATAASLRRHMHAEIGVAPLAYRRTFRAAADRPGARGPAPTIVKS is encoded by the coding sequence ATGCACCGTGTGGCCGTACTCGCCCTGGACGGCGTCTACCCGTTCGAACTGGGCATCCCCGCCCGGGTCTTCGGCAGTGCCGGAGGGCTCTACCAGGTGGTGACCTGCGGCGCCGACGCCGGCGGGACCGTCGCCACCCTGGCGGACTTCCGGATCGCCGTGGACCGCGGGCCGGAGGCGATCGACACCGCCGACACCGTCGTCGTCCCGCCGTTCTCCCTGGAACCGATCCTGGCCACCGGGCAGGCGCCGCCCGCCGCGGCCGCCGCGCTGCGCCGGGTGCGGCCCGGCGCCCGCCTGGTCTCCATCTGCACCGCCTCCTTCCTGCTCGCGGCGGTGGGGCTGCTGGACGGCCGGCGTGCCGCCACCCACTGGCGCCAGGCCGGTCTGATGCGCCGCACCTTTCCCCGGGTCCGGGTCGACGAGAACGCGCTCTTCGCCGACGAGGGCGACATCCTCACCTCCGCCGGCGCCGCCTCCGGGCTCGACGCATGCCTGCACCTGGTCCGCCGGGACCACGGCGCGGAGACCGCCAACCACGTGGCCCGGGTGTGCGTGGTGCCGCCCTGGCGGGACGGCGGCCAGGCCCAGTACATCGAGCGCCCGGTCCCCGAGGAGGGCGACACCGGCACCGGGCCGACCCGGGAATGGGCGCTGCGCCGGCTGCACCTGCCGCTGAGCCTGGCCGAACTGGCCGCGCACGCGCGGATGAGCGAGCGCACCTTCGCCCGGCGGTTCCGGATGGAGACCGGCACCAGCCCCGGGCGCTGGCTCATCGGGCAGCGCGTGGCCCGCGCCCGCGACCTGCTGGAGGCCACCGACCTGCCGGTGGACCGGATCGCCGCCGAGGTCGGCTTCGCGACCGCCGCCTCGCTCCGCCGGCACATGCACGCCGAGATCGGCGTCGCCCCGCTGGCCTACCGGCGCACCTTCCGGGCCGCCGCGGACCGGCCCGGGGCGCGGGGCCCGGCGCCGACTATCGTGAAGTCCTGA
- a CDS encoding CDP-alcohol phosphatidyltransferase family protein, translated as MDGLYGLKPWFAGRLASVRRTLVARRVPPGVLTWSGVGFGAAAGGALAVLPPGPVCAAAVAALLVARLACANLDGGVARESGRTTRFGYVANELGDRLAEFAVLAGCLFAAPAAWVLGAACAATLPSWVALAGAAAGAPRVQGWPCGKTERCALFVLFAAVGAAPLVFGLMIAGSLATAALRLVRIARVLRTGPAPAGAAAAPLGAGGLR; from the coding sequence ATGGACGGACTCTACGGACTCAAGCCCTGGTTCGCCGGCCGGCTGGCCTCGGTGCGCCGCACGCTGGTCGCCCGGCGGGTGCCGCCGGGCGTGCTGACCTGGTCCGGGGTCGGGTTCGGGGCCGCCGCCGGCGGGGCGCTGGCGGTGCTGCCGCCCGGCCCGGTGTGCGCCGCCGCGGTGGCGGCGCTGCTGGTCGCCCGGCTGGCCTGCGCCAACCTGGACGGCGGGGTGGCCCGGGAGAGCGGGCGGACCACCCGGTTCGGCTACGTCGCCAACGAGCTGGGCGACCGGCTCGCCGAGTTCGCGGTGCTCGCCGGGTGCCTGTTCGCCGCCCCCGCGGCCTGGGTGCTCGGCGCGGCCTGCGCCGCCACCCTGCCGTCCTGGGTCGCGCTGGCCGGCGCGGCCGCCGGGGCGCCCCGGGTGCAGGGCTGGCCGTGCGGCAAGACCGAGCGGTGCGCCCTGTTCGTGCTGTTCGCCGCGGTCGGCGCCGCCCCGCTGGTGTTCGGCCTGATGATCGCCGGTTCGCTGGCGACCGCGGCCCTCCGGCTGGTGCGGATCGCCCGCGTGCTGCGCACCGGTCCGGCCCCCGCCGGGGCCGCGGCCGCTCCGCTCGGGGCGGGTGGCCTGCGATGA
- a CDS encoding DUF418 domain-containing protein gives MAEVSAGAGPTALRERAPAPDLARGFMLLFIALVNAAFFLTGPDIVATAADRAVVLVRSVLVDARSIPLFSLLFGYGTVQLLRRAGGEERTDGPARAGGPGWPAARRLLRRRGVWMLLIGLVHAVLLLPVDIIGAYGLALVALAGLLRLRDRALAYAAGGLAAASVALNTALSRALPPETGGSVEAGSIVLPDFASAASERLAEWTVYTPVTLLTVVLPPMLVGVWAARRRILEEPGRHRRMLAATAWWGLGIAVAGGLPDALVQIGAWTGLPGRTEGDLAILHDAVGWAGGLGWAALIALVSLRLGERRGAAARAVEAVGQRSMTCYLLQSAVFSAVFAPYALGMGAELGAASAAAVAVATWAATLYCAALMHTRGHRGPAETLLRRLTYGRPAPVRPPG, from the coding sequence ATGGCGGAGGTAAGCGCAGGCGCCGGGCCCACGGCGCTGCGGGAGCGGGCGCCGGCGCCCGATCTGGCACGGGGCTTCATGCTGCTGTTCATCGCGCTGGTCAACGCGGCCTTCTTCCTCACCGGGCCGGATATCGTGGCGACGGCGGCCGACCGGGCGGTGGTGCTGGTCCGCTCCGTCCTGGTCGACGCCCGGTCGATCCCGCTCTTCTCGCTGCTGTTCGGCTACGGGACGGTGCAGCTGCTGCGCCGGGCGGGCGGCGAGGAGCGGACCGACGGGCCGGCGCGCGCCGGCGGGCCGGGGTGGCCGGCGGCGCGGCGCCTGCTGCGCCGGCGCGGCGTGTGGATGCTGCTGATCGGGCTGGTGCACGCGGTGCTCCTCCTGCCGGTGGACATCATCGGTGCCTACGGGCTGGCCCTGGTGGCTCTGGCCGGCCTGCTCCGGCTGCGCGACCGCGCGCTGGCGTACGCGGCCGGCGGGCTGGCGGCGGCCTCGGTCGCCCTGAACACCGCGCTCTCCCGGGCGCTGCCGCCGGAGACCGGCGGCTCGGTCGAGGCGGGGTCGATCGTCCTCCCCGATTTCGCCTCCGCGGCCTCGGAGCGCCTCGCCGAGTGGACCGTCTACACGCCCGTCACCCTGCTGACCGTGGTGCTGCCGCCGATGCTGGTCGGCGTGTGGGCCGCCCGCCGCCGGATCCTGGAGGAGCCGGGGAGGCACCGCCGGATGCTCGCCGCCACCGCGTGGTGGGGGCTCGGCATCGCGGTGGCCGGAGGGCTGCCGGACGCCCTGGTGCAGATCGGCGCCTGGACCGGTCTGCCCGGCCGAACCGAGGGCGACCTGGCGATCCTGCACGACGCGGTGGGCTGGGCCGGCGGCCTGGGGTGGGCGGCGCTCATCGCCCTGGTCTCGCTCCGCCTCGGTGAACGGCGCGGCGCGGCGGCGCGTGCCGTGGAGGCCGTGGGGCAGCGCTCGATGACCTGCTACCTGCTGCAGTCCGCGGTCTTCTCCGCGGTGTTCGCCCCCTACGCGCTGGGCATGGGCGCCGAGCTCGGCGCGGCGAGCGCCGCCGCGGTGGCCGTCGCGACCTGGGCCGCCACCCTGTACTGCGCCGCGCTGATGCACACCCGCGGCCACCGCGGCCCCGCCGAGACCCTGCTCCGCCGCCTCACCTACGGCCGCCCGGCCCCGGTCCGCCCTCCGGGCTGA
- a CDS encoding phosphatidate cytidylyltransferase — protein MTTAVEAAPFIGGALLVSGAGVWASRRAELIRRWSSWVLIALVVGGAFALGAPAVAVLASVLAAVAMAEYARAAGLRLPEALVAGAAVTALPPLAWLAPELLWRVLAAGALAAVLVPVLAGDAADGARRASRALFGVVWLAAPAGLVLLGPAAFALCTAVAVADVGAWFGGRFLGGPRLSPLSPAKRWGGAVAGAAAGAAVLALFGAATPALLLAVAVAAPLGDLLESMVKRDAGVKDTAGWLPGMGGLLDRADSLLLALPVAVVLS, from the coding sequence ATGACCACCGCGGTCGAGGCGGCCCCGTTCATCGGCGGCGCGCTGCTGGTCTCCGGGGCCGGGGTGTGGGCGTCCCGGCGGGCGGAGCTGATCCGGCGCTGGTCGAGCTGGGTGCTGATCGCGCTGGTGGTCGGCGGGGCGTTCGCGCTGGGCGCGCCCGCGGTGGCGGTGCTGGCCTCGGTCCTCGCCGCCGTCGCCATGGCGGAGTACGCCCGGGCGGCCGGTCTGCGCCTGCCGGAGGCGCTGGTCGCCGGCGCCGCGGTCACGGCGCTGCCGCCGCTCGCCTGGCTCGCCCCGGAGCTGCTCTGGCGGGTGCTCGCGGCGGGGGCGCTGGCCGCGGTGCTCGTCCCGGTGCTGGCGGGGGACGCCGCGGACGGGGCGCGCCGCGCCTCGCGTGCGCTGTTCGGCGTGGTCTGGCTGGCCGCCCCGGCCGGGCTGGTGCTGCTCGGCCCGGCGGCGTTCGCGCTGTGCACCGCGGTCGCGGTGGCCGACGTCGGCGCCTGGTTCGGCGGCCGGTTCCTCGGCGGGCCGCGGCTCTCCCCGCTCTCCCCCGCCAAGCGCTGGGGCGGGGCGGTGGCCGGGGCGGCCGCGGGAGCGGCCGTGCTCGCCCTGTTCGGCGCGGCCACCCCGGCCCTGCTGCTCGCGGTCGCCGTCGCCGCTCCGCTCGGCGACCTGCTGGAGTCCATGGTCAAGCGGGACGCCGGGGTGAAGGACACCGCCGGCTGGCTGCCCGGCATGGGCGGCCTGCTGGACCGCGCCGACTCGCTGCTGCTCGCCCTGCCGGTGGCGGTGGTGCTGTCATGA
- a CDS encoding helix-turn-helix transcriptional regulator, producing the protein MSAENVRADSERRRTELRDFLHSRRARLTPADVGMPEAGRRRTPGLRREEVAVLAGVGVSWYTRLEQGRADNVSGEVLDAVARTLRMSQAERRHLYLLSGLNPPLAPAAPPGGVPAELHRLLQAWAPRPAYIRDRHWNLVAFGPTVEELLGYGENDHNCLVTFFTNARYRELQPEWAQAARGVVARFRGDAARYPEDPRFDAIADDLRSVSPEFAELWARHEVAEDGQAVKAVAHPDHGDLVFEATLLTVPDLPGYNMVMYNPKPGTGTAEALERLAARELPARVG; encoded by the coding sequence ATGAGCGCCGAGAACGTCCGCGCCGACTCCGAGCGCCGCCGCACCGAGCTGCGCGACTTCCTGCACAGCCGCCGGGCCCGGCTCACCCCCGCCGACGTCGGCATGCCCGAGGCGGGCCGCCGCCGCACCCCGGGGCTGCGCCGGGAGGAGGTGGCGGTGCTCGCCGGGGTCGGCGTCTCCTGGTACACCCGGCTGGAGCAGGGGCGCGCGGACAACGTCTCGGGGGAGGTGCTGGACGCCGTCGCCCGCACGCTGCGGATGAGCCAGGCCGAGCGGCGGCACCTGTACCTGCTGTCCGGGCTGAACCCGCCGCTCGCCCCGGCCGCGCCGCCCGGCGGGGTCCCCGCCGAGCTGCACCGGCTGCTGCAGGCCTGGGCGCCCCGGCCGGCCTACATCCGGGACCGGCACTGGAACCTGGTCGCGTTCGGCCCGACCGTCGAGGAGCTGCTCGGCTACGGCGAGAACGACCACAACTGCCTGGTCACCTTCTTCACCAACGCCCGCTACCGGGAGCTGCAGCCGGAGTGGGCGCAGGCCGCCCGCGGCGTCGTCGCGCGGTTCCGCGGCGACGCCGCACGCTACCCGGAGGACCCCCGGTTCGACGCCATCGCCGACGACCTCAGGTCGGTCAGCCCGGAGTTCGCCGAGCTGTGGGCCCGGCACGAGGTGGCCGAGGACGGCCAGGCGGTCAAGGCCGTGGCCCACCCCGACCACGGCGACCTGGTCTTCGAAGCGACCCTGCTGACAGTGCCCGACCTGCCCGGATACAACATGGTGATGTACAACCCGAAGCCGGGCACCGGCACCGCCGAGGCCCTGGAGCGGCTCGCCGCCCGGGAGCTTCCGGCCCGGGTGGGCTGA
- a CDS encoding lysophospholipid acyltransferase family protein, whose translation MPLFPPGTSPHRGIATPARRGSRTAPPKASGDGRGSLRFDSLARAALWRTALTGTGGIRVLGSPPQGPCVLVANHSSHADTAALIAALPARCRPVVAAADDHWFTRPVRAWSARTLTGAFPVRRSGGGAADLLAAERFLRDGRVVIVYPEGTRSADGSLARFRSGAARLAAAAGVPLVPAAIEGTRTLLDREGRFRPARVTVRFGIPAEDIASARTQVARLLGAGPGSG comes from the coding sequence ATGCCCCTCTTCCCTCCCGGCACCTCGCCCCACCGCGGCATCGCGACGCCCGCGCGGCGGGGCTCGCGCACCGCACCGCCCAAGGCGTCCGGCGACGGCCGCGGGTCCCTGAGGTTCGACTCGCTGGCCCGGGCAGCCCTGTGGCGGACCGCGCTGACCGGCACCGGCGGGATCCGCGTGCTCGGCTCCCCTCCGCAGGGGCCGTGCGTGCTGGTCGCCAACCACTCCTCGCACGCCGACACCGCGGCGCTGATCGCCGCGCTGCCGGCCCGGTGCCGCCCCGTGGTGGCGGCCGCCGACGACCACTGGTTCACCCGCCCGGTCCGGGCCTGGTCGGCGCGGACGCTGACCGGCGCGTTCCCGGTCCGCCGGAGCGGCGGCGGCGCGGCCGACCTGCTGGCCGCCGAGCGGTTCCTGCGCGACGGCCGGGTGGTCATCGTCTACCCGGAGGGCACCCGGTCGGCCGACGGTTCGCTGGCCCGGTTCCGCTCCGGCGCCGCCCGGCTGGCCGCGGCCGCGGGCGTCCCCCTGGTCCCGGCGGCGATCGAGGGCACCCGGACCCTGCTCGACCGGGAGGGCCGGTTCCGCCCGGCCCGGGTGACGGTCCGGTTCGGCATCCCCGCCGAGGACATCGCCTCGGCCCGCACCCAGGTCGCCCGCCTCCTCGGCGCCGGTCCGGGAAGCGGCTGA
- a CDS encoding NADP-dependent oxidoreductase produces the protein MSEANDTAQVPATMRAVSQDEHGGPEVLHLVEKEVPSPGVGEVLVKVRAAGVNPTDYKHRSGRRFLGDPPYVLGWDVSGTVAAVGLGVTLFRPGDEVFGMLPYPWGAGAHAEYAVGPARAFAAKPAELDHVRAAAVPLAALTAWQALVDTADLQAGQRVLVHAAAGGVGHFAVQIAKARGAHVIGTASAPKHGFVRGLGADEVVDYREQDPVEAAGEVDVVLDTLGGDGPVRSLRALRPGGIVVSILPTGTDRLPSAARELGVRGVEMIVEHDQAGMRAIAALIRSGALRPEVAGVFPLEKAADAHRQGETGRVAGKLVLSVSGG, from the coding sequence ATGAGCGAAGCGAACGACACTGCGCAGGTGCCCGCGACGATGCGGGCGGTCTCCCAGGACGAGCACGGCGGCCCCGAGGTGCTGCACCTGGTCGAGAAGGAGGTCCCCTCCCCCGGGGTGGGGGAGGTCCTGGTGAAGGTGCGGGCGGCGGGGGTCAACCCCACCGACTACAAGCACCGCTCCGGCCGCCGGTTCCTCGGCGACCCACCGTACGTGCTGGGCTGGGACGTCTCCGGGACGGTCGCCGCGGTCGGCCTCGGGGTGACCCTGTTCCGGCCGGGCGACGAGGTGTTCGGCATGCTGCCCTACCCATGGGGCGCGGGGGCGCACGCGGAGTACGCAGTGGGGCCGGCCCGCGCGTTCGCGGCCAAGCCCGCCGAGCTGGACCACGTGCGGGCGGCCGCCGTGCCGCTGGCCGCGTTGACCGCCTGGCAGGCCCTGGTCGACACGGCGGACCTGCAGGCCGGGCAGCGGGTGCTGGTGCACGCGGCGGCCGGCGGCGTCGGCCACTTCGCGGTGCAGATCGCCAAGGCCCGCGGCGCGCACGTCATCGGCACCGCGAGCGCGCCCAAGCACGGCTTCGTGCGCGGGCTGGGCGCCGACGAGGTCGTCGACTACCGCGAGCAGGACCCGGTGGAGGCGGCCGGCGAGGTCGACGTGGTGCTGGACACACTGGGCGGGGACGGCCCGGTGCGCTCGCTGCGCGCGCTGCGCCCGGGCGGCATCGTGGTCAGCATCCTGCCGACCGGCACCGACCGGCTCCCTTCGGCCGCCCGGGAGCTGGGCGTGCGCGGCGTGGAGATGATCGTCGAGCACGACCAGGCCGGGATGCGCGCCATCGCGGCGCTGATCCGCTCCGGTGCCCTGCGCCCGGAGGTCGCCGGGGTCTTCCCGCTGGAGAAGGCCGCCGACGCCCACCGCCAGGGCGAGACCGGCCGCGTCGCGGGCAAGCTGGTGCTCTCGGTCTCCGGCGGCTGA
- a CDS encoding SDR family NAD(P)-dependent oxidoreductase has protein sequence MNANPNESSETAAAQRFAGRTVLVTGGTSGIGLATAARFLAEGADTVITGRDGDRLAAAAEELGEPDRLLAVRGDASDAADLDSLVERIRERTGRLDAVFANAGTGTFKHLAETTGSDIAATVSGNFTSVYLTVQKTLPLLERGGAIVINASWTLHRALPDSSLYAATKAAVHNLARTLAVDLAGQGIRVNSVSPGFIVTPMFHQAVPADAVPGMEARTLAGRLGGPEEVAPVVAFLASDDASYVNGQDIVIDGGLTTGFPS, from the coding sequence ATGAACGCGAACCCGAACGAGAGCAGCGAGACGGCCGCCGCGCAGCGCTTCGCCGGACGGACCGTCCTGGTCACCGGGGGCACCAGCGGGATCGGCCTGGCGACGGCCGCCCGGTTCCTGGCGGAGGGCGCCGACACCGTCATCACCGGCCGGGACGGCGACCGGCTGGCGGCCGCGGCCGAGGAGCTCGGCGAGCCGGACCGGCTGCTGGCGGTGCGCGGCGACGCCTCCGACGCCGCCGACCTGGACTCCCTGGTCGAGCGGATCCGGGAGCGCACCGGGCGGCTGGACGCGGTCTTCGCCAACGCCGGCACCGGGACCTTCAAGCACCTGGCGGAGACCACCGGGAGCGACATCGCCGCGACCGTCTCCGGCAACTTCACCAGCGTCTACCTCACCGTGCAGAAGACCCTCCCGCTGCTGGAGCGGGGCGGGGCGATCGTGATCAACGCGTCCTGGACCCTGCACCGGGCGCTGCCGGACTCCTCGCTGTACGCGGCGACCAAGGCGGCGGTGCACAACCTGGCCCGCACGCTCGCCGTCGACCTGGCCGGGCAGGGGATCCGGGTGAACTCGGTCAGCCCCGGGTTCATCGTCACCCCGATGTTCCACCAGGCGGTCCCCGCGGACGCGGTCCCCGGCATGGAGGCCCGCACCCTCGCCGGCCGGCTCGGCGGCCCGGAGGAGGTCGCCCCGGTCGTGGCCTTCCTCGCCTCCGACGACGCCTCCTACGTCAACGGCCAGGACATCGTCATCGACGGCGGCCTCACCACCGGGTTCCCCTCGTGA
- a CDS encoding aldo/keto reductase: MRTRDFQGVQVGAVGLGLMGMSWAYSASERDDAASEELIREAVGLGVTFLDTAQVYGSGHNEELAGRALKGLRDQVVLATKTGLVMDDARTHAMHRDGSPGHVRRSLEESLRRLGTDTVDLYYLHRVDPDVPLAETWGAMAELVAEGKARHLGLSEVTVSQAEQAHGIHPVAAVQSELSLWTRDAMGVPGGGAKRGSDPAADTGEETGDVLGWCAANGAAFVPFSPLGRGFLTGSVTADGLEEGDFRTRNPRFREEAMRENRRIVEVVRRVAERHGSTPARVAIAWTLAQGDHVIPIPGTKKSRYLHDNAGAAGLDLTAADLEELDAVPPAVGDRY; this comes from the coding sequence ATGCGCACACGTGATTTCCAGGGCGTCCAGGTCGGCGCGGTCGGGCTCGGGCTGATGGGGATGAGCTGGGCCTACTCGGCCTCCGAACGGGACGACGCGGCCTCGGAGGAGCTGATCCGCGAAGCGGTCGGCCTGGGCGTGACCTTCCTGGACACCGCCCAGGTCTACGGCAGCGGGCACAACGAGGAGCTGGCCGGCCGGGCGCTGAAGGGCCTGCGCGACCAGGTGGTGCTGGCCACCAAGACCGGGCTGGTGATGGACGACGCCCGTACCCACGCCATGCACCGGGACGGCTCGCCCGGGCACGTGCGGCGCTCCCTGGAGGAGAGCCTGCGCCGCCTGGGCACCGACACCGTCGACCTGTACTACCTGCACCGGGTCGACCCGGACGTGCCGCTGGCCGAGACCTGGGGCGCCATGGCGGAGCTGGTCGCCGAGGGCAAGGCCCGCCACCTGGGCCTGTCCGAGGTGACCGTCTCCCAGGCGGAGCAGGCGCACGGCATCCACCCGGTCGCGGCCGTCCAGTCGGAGCTGTCCCTGTGGACCCGGGACGCCATGGGGGTCCCCGGCGGCGGCGCCAAGCGGGGATCGGACCCCGCCGCCGACACCGGCGAGGAGACCGGCGACGTGCTCGGCTGGTGCGCCGCCAACGGGGCCGCCTTCGTGCCGTTCTCCCCGCTGGGCCGCGGTTTCCTGACCGGCAGCGTCACCGCCGACGGCCTGGAGGAGGGCGACTTCCGCACCCGCAACCCGCGGTTCCGCGAGGAGGCGATGCGGGAGAACCGGCGGATCGTGGAGGTCGTCCGGCGGGTCGCCGAGCGGCACGGTAGCACCCCGGCCCGGGTCGCCATCGCCTGGACGCTGGCCCAGGGCGACCACGTCATCCCGATCCCCGGCACCAAGAAGTCCCGCTACCTGCACGACAACGCGGGCGCGGCCGGCCTCGACCTCACCGCCGCGGACCTGGAAGAACTCGACGCGGTCCCGCCCGCGGTCGGCGACCGCTACTGA